One stretch of Gouania willdenowi chromosome 16, fGouWil2.1, whole genome shotgun sequence DNA includes these proteins:
- the itga10 gene encoding integrin alpha-10 isoform X4: MPSTWPEAFSAERGAREGATKVMIVVTDGESHDGEELPDALEECETRNITRYAIAVLGHYIRRQQDPETFINEIKYIASDPDDKYFFNVTDEAALNDIVDALGDRIFTLEGTLGYNQSSFHMEMSQIGFSTHTLDDGILFGMVGAYDWDGGVLKEGINGRIMPPREAFESEFPLELKNHAAYLGYTVSSVVVGDWKRLYVAGAPRFKHKGKVILFELGDDGEVEIVQALNGEQIGSYYGSEVCGLDIDQDGITDVLLVAAPMFLGSGNKEAGRVYIYTLSGVRQDTQLHTAFLLLCHQQTFIYCFISQEEVFILNGTLKSEEKSQDARFGYALAATPDLNHDGFTDLLVGAPLEDEHRGAIYVYHGDGIYITHNYKQRIAGYSISPSLKYFGRSVSAQLDLDGDDLIDLAVGAQGSAVLLSSRSIVQINVSLKFQPHSINVIQKTCQKGGRDSACLNATVCFTAVSRSPGSHSNNFDLLVSAMLDDRKLSARALFDDSSHRQTQLLVQVHTGKTLCYNLPFHVYDTADYIRPISFSLRFKINNTESGPVLDEGWPTNIKKTIPFFKDCGEDDVCTTDLVLQAHMDISGTRHKPYVIRSPRRRLAVEVQLQNRLENAYNTSLMLHYSRNLHFSSLSIREDAHLKIECTALSTNSHSCNVSYPVFRSMSKVNFMLEFEFSCTSLHTRVQMKLNAASDSVERDDTLEDNSIQLQSFVQYEPDLFVSSDSNLNRYEVHPTRTVSEAIGPEFHTHLRVQNLGCYSVSNLELQLLLPSVAAGDRVFMTVTDVFSYNATGVNCSVVSDPVQLKARQRDVRPLHPEDMMQNDILNCSRSWCTEVVCEVQQLLKGQAAVVRVSRRVNDDFFRKAKYKSVRIIGAYRLAALQSNLITLGTGTVWRETVLEVLKGRAIPISLWILIGSIIGGLLLLALIIFILWKLGFFARKQRGEDENHED, translated from the exons AAGCATTCAGTGCTGAGCGTGGAGCAAGGGAAGGTGCCACCAAGGTGATGATTGTCGTGACAGATGGTGAATCACATGACGGTGAGGAGCTGCCAGATGCTCTCGAGGAGTGCGAGACCCGAAACATCACCAGATATGCCATCGCT GTATTGGGTCATTACATTCGAAGACAGCAGGATCCTGAGACATTCATCAATGAAATCAAGTACATCGCCAGTGACCCGGACGACAAGTATTTTTTTAACGTGACTGATGAAGCTGCGCTTAACGACATTGTGGATGCTCTGGGCGATCGCATCTTCACTCTAGAAG GCACACTGGGCTACAACCAGAGCTCATTCCACATGGAGATGTCTCAGATTGGCTTCTCCACTCACACGCTGGAT GATGGTATTCTCTTTGGGATGGTGGGTGCTTATGACTGGGACGGTGGAGTGCTGAAGGAAGGCATCAATGGACGGATAATGCCACCCAGGGAGGCCTTTGAGAGCGAGTTTCCATTGGAGCTGAAAAACCATGCTGCTTATTTAG GATATACGGTGTCGTCTGTGGTCGTTGGTGACTGGAAGAGGCTGTATGTAGCTGGAGCTCCCAGATTCAAGCACAAAGGCAAAGTCATCCTGTTTGAGCTTGGTGATGATGGTGAAGTGGAAATTGTGCAGGCTCTGAATGGAGAACAG ATTGGCTCCTACTATGGCAGTGAAGTATGTGGACTTGACATCGACCAGGATGGCATCACTGATGTGCTTTTAGTAGCTGCACCGATGTTCCTGGGCTCAGGAAACAAGGAGGCAGGGAGGGTCTACATCTACACCCTCAGCGGGGTGAGACaagacacacaactacacactgcTTTTCTCCTGCTGTGTCATCAGCAAACATTCATCTACTGTTTCATTTCCCAGGAGGAGGTTTTCATCTTAAATGGTACTTTGAAGTCTGAGGAAAAGTCTCAGGATGCCAGGTTTGGCTATGCACTGGCAGCCACTCCAGACCTCAACCATGATGGCTTCACTGATCTACTGGTGGGGGCTCCCCTGGAGGATGAGCACCGAGGGGCCATTTATGTCTACCATGGAGATGGCATTTACATCACTCACAATTACAAACAG CGTATAGCAGGGTATTCCATTTCCCCCTCCCTCAAGTATTTTGGCCGCAGTGTGAGTGCTCAGCTGGACTTGGATGGTGATGACCTGATAGACTTGGCAGTGGGAGCACAGGGCAGTGCCGTCCTGCTCAG CTCTAGAAGTATCGTCCAGATCAATGTGAGTCTGAAATTCCAGCCACACTCCATCAATGTGATTCAGAAGACTTGTCAGAAGGGAGGTAGAGACTCTGCGTGTCTGAACGCCACCGTGTGTTTCACCGCCGTGTCCCGTTCCCCAGGATCGCACAGCAACAACTTTG ATTTGTTGGTATCGGCCATGCTGGATGACAGGAAGTTATCAGCTCGAGCTCTGTTTGATGACAGTTCCCACAGACAGACTCAGCTTTTGGTCCAAGTCCACACAGGAAAAACTCTGTGCTACAATCTACCCTTCCATGTCTAT gacacAGCAGATTACATTCGACCCATCAGTTTCTCACTGCGGTTTAAAATCAACAACACGGAGAGTGGCCCAGTGTTGGATGAAGGCTGGCCAACCAACATCAAGAAAACA ATACCGTTCTTCAAAGACTGCGGCGAGGACGACGTGTGCACCACAGACCTGGTGCTGCAGGCCCACATGGACATCTCTGGGACAAG ACATAAGCCTTACGTAATACGCAGCCCTCGGAGGCGTCTAGCGGTGGAGGTGCAGCTTCAAAACAGACTGGAAAACGCCTACAATACCAGCCTGATGCTGCATTATTCACGCAACCTCCACTTCTCCAGTCTGAGCATCAGG GAGGATGCTCATTTAAAGATTGAATGCACAGCCCTCAGCACTAACAGCCACTCCTGTAATGTGAGCTACCCTGTGTTTCGCTCTATGTCAAAG gtGAACTTCATGTTGGAGTTTGAGTTCAGCTGCACCTCTCTGCACACTCGAGTCCAAATGAAGCTCAATGCAGCCAG TGACAGTGTGGAAAGAGATGATACTTTGGAGGACAATAGCATTCAGCTGCAGAGTTTTGTTCAGTATGAACCAGACTTATTTGTCAGCAG CGACTCCAATTTGAACCGATATGAGGTTCACCCAACACGGACAGTTTCAGAAGCAATAGGACCAGAATTTCATACACACCTCAGG GTCCAGAATCTGGGCTGCTACTCTGTGTCTAATCTGGAGCTCCAGCTGCTGCTTCCCTCTGTAGCTGCAGGAGACAGAGTCTTCATGACAGTCACTGACGTCTTCTCCTACAAT GCTACTGGTGTGAACTGCAGTGTAGTGAGTGACCCAGTCCAGCTTAAAGCCAGACAGAGGGATGTGCGTCCTCTACATCCTGAAGACATGATGCAGAATGACATCCTG AACTGCAGCAGGTCGTGGTGCACAGAGGTCGTGTGTGAAGTGCAGCAGCTTTTGAAAGGTCAGGCGGCCGTTGTTCGCGTTAGCCGAAGAGTTAATGATGACTTTTTCAGAAAA gccaaatatAAGTCAGTGAGGATAATAGGAGCCTATCGACTCGCAGCTCTTCAGAGTAACCTCATCACTCTTGGTACAGGAACAGTCTGGAGGGAG ACTGTACTCGAGGTCTTAAAGGGCCGAGCTATTCCAATCTCACTTTGGATCCTGATCGGTAGCATCATTGGAGGCCTGCTGTTACTGGCCCTCATTATATTTATTCTGTGGAAG CTTGGATTCTTTGCACGTAAGCAGAGAGGAGAGGATGAAAACCACGAGGACTGA